A region of the Jaculus jaculus isolate mJacJac1 chromosome 10, mJacJac1.mat.Y.cur, whole genome shotgun sequence genome:
CTTCTCCTCCTGCTACATCTTCACGCTGCTGGGGAACGGCTCCATCCTGGGGCTTATCTGCCTGGAGTCCAGACTGCACacccccatgtacttcttcctctccCACCTGGCCCTTGTGGACATGGCCTATGCCTGCAACACGGTGCCCCAGATGCTGGTGAACCTCCTCCGCCCAGCCAAGCCCATCTCCTTTGCTGGATGCATAATGCAGACCTTCCTCTTCTTGACGTTTGCTATCACGGAATGCCTCCTCCTGGTGGTGATGTCCTACGATCGGTACGTGGCCATCTGCCAGCCCCTCCGATACTCTTCCATCATGAGCTGGAGAGTCTGTGTGACCCTGGTGGTCACTTCCTGGGTCTCTGGAGTCTTTCTGTCCTTGGTTCACGTTATGTTACTACTACCGTTGCCCTTCTGCATGCCCCAGAAGGTCAATCACTTTTTCTGTGAAATCATGGCTGTTCTCAAACTGGCCTGTGCAGACACCCACCTCAATGAGAACATAGTTCTGGCCGGGGCCGTGTCTGTGCTGGTGGGACCATTCTCCTCCATTGTGTGTTCCTACGTGCGTATCCTCTGTGCCATCCTGAGGATCCAGTCAGGGGAAGGCCAGAGGAAGGCCTTCTCCAcctgctcctcccacctctgtgtgGTCGGGCTCTTTTATGGTACTGCTCTCGTCATGTACGTGGGGCCCCAACAAGGGAACTCCAAAGAGCAGAAAAAATACCTCTTGCTTTTTCACAGCCTTTTTAACCCCATGCTCAATCCTCTGATCTACAGTCTCAGGAACTCTGATGTGAAGAATTCTTTGAAGAGAATTCTGGGGATACGGTGAAATCTCCCTGACAAGATGGTGGATGGCACCATGGTTAGCAGTGACTAAGGAAGTCATCTCAAGAGGCTCCTTGCTATTTAGGACACAAGAATTAGCTGAGACTTTTACTTAATACTGAGCCATTGGACACCTGATGTGGTGCCTATGGAATGAATTCCATAAGTTTATGCCTTTAAATGGTAAATGTGGTCCTAGTTCATGCCAGGGTTGCACTTGGAAGCCACAGTTCCAAAGCAGTGCCTCCCAGAGCGCCCTCAAGTTAGTGagctctctacctcccaaagtagTCTGATCAAAACACtaactctgggctggagggatggcttagcacttaaggcatttgcctgcaaagccaaaggatcccggttcaattctccagaacccatgtaagccagatgcacaaggggacaagggtgtgcattcatctggagttcgtttgcagtggctggaggtcctggcatgcccaatctctctctctctctcactctctcataaatatatattttaaaaaatacttatccTTCCAGAAGACTTTGAAAGCATCCTCTGTGGAGGAATAAGGCAGAATGACTCCAAATTAACTGCCTCTCTTTAGAGCTTACCGTCCGCATTATCATAGTGAAAGCTGCAAAATTTCTTTTGGTAAAAATGATTACAGTTGCTTTCCAAAATTGTTTAACCAAGTGATACTTTCTTGGACACTTAGTTTCCTGGAACAGATCTTGGTTGACTCATGATGAATGATCTATGAAATCCCTTCGAGGACaaattactttctttattttctgcaaGGTGAGCCTCTAGGGAGGATGTAAGCTTGAGCACAGTAGCTCAAATGAGGGCGTCTCGGAATCTGTTTGGATACCAAAAAAAGGGAGGGGTACTGTCTGTAGTGTTCTGTGGAACCTTTACAGATAATGAATCCATCCACCTCTTCTTGGCTTTTAGTCAGTGCGCCTTGAGAAACTTCCGGGGGTGACCTTATCCAATTTTACAGCTTCCAGAGAAGGTAACTTGACTTCGAAAGGCTATTTTCGTCCCCTTCCTCAAGGAATTTAACTCCGAATCTTctcattttaaaacaaagtagagggctggagagatggcttagaagttaaggtgtttgcgtgtaaagccaaagaacgcaggtttaattccccaggaccaaagtaagccagaggcacaaagtgacacatatgtctgtagtttgtttgcagtggctgaaggccctgacatgcccatctctctctcctctccatctctctcaaataaatcaaatcaaaataaaacatttaaaaaaaaaaaacagggctggagagatggcttagcggttaagtgcttgcctgtgaagcctaaggaccccggttcaaggctcagttccccaggtcccacgttagccagatgcacaagggggcgcacgtgtctggagttcgtttgcagaggctggaagccctggcgcgcccattctctccctctccctctatctgtctttctctctgtgtctgtcgctctcaaataaataaataaaaaatgaacaaaaaaatatttaaaaaaaaaaaacaaagcagaaatttGAAGTAATGACCTATAGGTATGGTTTGCACCTTACAAAAACCTCCCTAACACAAGTCTCATAAACACCACTGGACATGTTGGCCCTTCCTTGTCCTGCTTGCATTCCTCAACACTCCCCATGCGTGACCCTCAAAAGAGTTCCCACAATATCTAAACAGTTTGGATAGTAAGTTGAAATTGAaaagtttttaaagttctttctTCCCACTTTTTAAGAAGCCAAGGGAGATAGGTTTCACCACAAAGACCCTGAGCTGTAGAAATAGATGCCAAGAGCTCACTTGCTGGTCCTGATTCCTGACAGGTTCATGAAAACATCTGAGGTTGgggacaataataataataccagaAACGAGATGAAATAATGCCAAATATTCAGAGATGCTAATGAGAACTTTTGCATTCCTCAGAGGTGTGCTCTTGGCTGTTTGTGTCCTGGTGAGAATgagaacagaaatagaaaaacgagggctggagggatagcttagtgattaaggcatttcacagcaaagtcaagggacccaggttcaattctccaggacccatgttagcgagatgcacaagggggcacatgcacctggagtttgtttgcagtggctggaggccctggaatgcccattctctctctcgatctccctctttctctgtcaaataaattaataaaaataaaaataaaatatttttaaaaataaaaatagaaaaagagaactggtctgtctctgcttcccagcagAGGTAGACACGCATGATGTCTCCCGGCCCCGCCCCTCCGCAGTCTTCCAAGCAGGCTGAGACCTCCGAGGAGACACCTTTCCTGAGGTTTCTGCTGCATCTGTCAGGcgcagaagagaggaggggagacccCTTTGTCGGCGGCTTCCAGTTGCTTCCCCTTCTGAGATCCTTGGATGCTAATCCAGGAGCAAACTAGGTTTGCCCTTTACCACTTAATTTCTTCCAGACAGGTTGCAGCATTGGGGCTGGTTAACCATCACCCTGTTACCGCCACCTTTATTTCAGGACCTCGATGAAAAACAGATTCTATGAATGCTAAGTATATATCATCATCAAGCACATTCTATGTGAATAGTTCCGGGGAAAAATAAATTGATGCACATTGTTAACCTTATAAGTCTTGCACTCAATTTTTGTTAGCCTAGCCAAAATACATGATGAGTTTATtaagatgtatttattttaacGCAATGAAAAGACAAATGGATACGAAGGCTATGCAATACATTCTGGCATCTAGATATAACAAGTGAGCAAGTTAGGATGCCGGCAGCATGGAGGACGTGTCCTTGGGGTGGTGATGAAGCGTGACAGAAAAGGGGCTGAGGCATTAGTGGGAACAAGTGAGATGGGCAAGAGCTCTACATTTTCCTCCTAGAAGACTTTTGTGTTACACGTCTTCCCTTTATTTACCTCTCCTCTTCCTGCTGAAGCCTATTTTCACAATAAAATCTCCACAGCCTCAGGCTCGGCAATATGCTACGTGTGCTCTGTGCTTTTACAGTGCCCACTGCCCATAAGGACACTACCACAGATGATCCATTACCTACTTTCAACAAACTACCGACCAGACTGTAATCGCATGAAACCAACCTTCAGTTCTTACTGGATTAGGATTGCCACTCTGCTagtaaaatcatcatcatcatcatcatcatttgctTTTTCCATCCTCACTCCATAAGATAATTCAGGCAAGTCTCTGTTTATACTTCT
Encoded here:
- the LOC101604478 gene encoding olfactory receptor 13-like, producing MGNNMTLITEFILLGFPVGPRMQILLFGLFSSCYIFTLLGNGSILGLICLESRLHTPMYFFLSHLALVDMAYACNTVPQMLVNLLRPAKPISFAGCIMQTFLFLTFAITECLLLVVMSYDRYVAICQPLRYSSIMSWRVCVTLVVTSWVSGVFLSLVHVMLLLPLPFCMPQKVNHFFCEIMAVLKLACADTHLNENIVLAGAVSVLVGPFSSIVCSYVRILCAILRIQSGEGQRKAFSTCSSHLCVVGLFYGTALVMYVGPQQGNSKEQKKYLLLFHSLFNPMLNPLIYSLRNSDVKNSLKRILGIR